One window of Suricata suricatta isolate VVHF042 chromosome 6, meerkat_22Aug2017_6uvM2_HiC, whole genome shotgun sequence genomic DNA carries:
- the ZCCHC10 gene encoding zinc finger CCHC domain-containing protein 10, translated as MATPMHRLIARRQAEANKQHVRCQKCLEFGHWTYECTGKRKYLHRPSRTAELKKALKEKENRLLLLQQSIGETNVERKTKKKRSKSVTSSSSNSSDSSASDSSSESEETSTSSSSEDSDTDDSSSSSSSSSSSTSSSSSSESDSDSSSSSSSSTSTESSSEDEPPKKKKKK; from the exons TGAAGCAAATAAGCAACATGTAAGATGTCAGAAATGTCTAGAATTTGGACATTGGACTTATGAAtgcacaggaaaaagaaaatacctacaTAGGCCTTCAAGAACAGCAGAACTaaagaaagctttaaaagaaaaagaaaacagattattattattacaacaaAG CATTGGAGAAACTAATGTAGAAAGAAAGACgaagaaaaaaag GTCTAAGAGCGTAACCAGTTCCAGTAGCAACAGCAGTGACAGCTCAGCCAGTGATTCTTCATCCGAGAGTGAAGAAACATCTACCTCATCCTCCTCTGAGGACAGTGACACCGATGACAGCTCCTCCAGTTCCTCATCCTCATCCTCCTCCACGAGCTCTTCCTCGTCCTCTGAGTCAGATTCGGATTCCAGCTCTTCCAGTAGCAGCAGCACCAGCACAGAGAGCAGCTCGGAGGATGAACcaccaaagaagaagaaaaagaaatag